Proteins co-encoded in one Setaria viridis chromosome 9, Setaria_viridis_v4.0, whole genome shotgun sequence genomic window:
- the LOC117835933 gene encoding PI-PLC X domain-containing protein At5g67130, which produces MGRAFTAATLLLLLGALGAATANVGDSCSTSADCGAGQWCFDCEPKLSGSHCVRSAATNPFQLINNSLPFNKYAYLTTHNSYAIVGEPSHTGIPRITFDNQEDTVTDQLNNGVRALMLDTYDFKGDVWLCHSSGGKCNDFTAFEPALDTFQEIEAFLSANPSEIVTIILEDYVHAPNGLTNVFNTSGLLKYWFPVSKMPQNGQDWPLVSDMVASNQRLLVFTSISSKQSTEGIAYQWNFMVENNYGDDGMDAGKCSNRAESAPLSDKTKSLVLMNYFPSVPIKFTACLQHSQSLTDMVNTCYGAAGNRWANFIAVDYYKRSDGGGVFQSTDLLNGRLLCGCQDIRACLPGSGVVCSA; this is translated from the exons ATGGGCCGCGCCTTTACAGCGGCGACGCTCCTCCTCTTGCTCGGGGCCCTGGGAGCGGCAACTGCCAAT GTGGGCGACTCCTGCTCGACGAGCGCGGACTGCGGCGCCGGGCAGTGGTGCTTCGACTGCGAGCCCAAGCTCTCCGGCTCCCACTGCgtccgctccgccgccaccaaccCCTTCCAGCTCATT AACAATTCATTGCCATTCAACAAGTATGCCTATCTCACGACGCACAATTCATATGCGATCGTTGGTGAGCCTTCACACACTGGGATTCCACGCATCACCTTCGACAACCAGGAGGATACTGTCACTGACCAGTTAAAT AATGGCGTTCGGGCACTTATGCTAGACACATATGACTTCAAAGGAGATGTATGGCTATGCCACTCAAGTGGAGGGAAATGCAATGATTTCACTGCATTT GAACCAGCATTGGATACCTTCCAGGAAATTGAGGCATTTCTTTCAGCCAATCCATCTGAAATTGTCACAATTATCCTGGAAGACTATGTTCATGCACCGAATGGACTGACAAACGTGTTCAACACCTCTGGCCTGCTGAAGTACTGGTTCCCAGTGTCGAAAATGCCACAGAATGGCCAGGACTGGCCTCTTGTCAGTGACATGGTTGCAAGCAACCAGCGCCTCCTGGTGTTCACCTCCATCAGCTCAAAGCAGAGTACCGAAGGAATTGCTTACCAGTGGAACTTCATGGTTGAGAACAATT ATGGTGATGATGGGATGGATGCTGGGAAATGCTCCAATCGTGCTGAATCTGCACCTCTTAGCGACAAGACTAAATCGCTGGTCCTCATGAACTACTTCCCATCGGTCCCTATAAAGTTTACTGCGTGTCTACAGCATTCCCAAAGTCTTACTGACATGGTGAATACATGTTATGGAGCAGCAGGGAATCGATGGGCTAATTTTATCGCGGTTGATTACTACAAG AGAAGTGATGGAGGGGGCGTGTTCCAATCCACAGACTTGCTCAATGGTAGACTGTTGTGCGGGTGCCAGGACATCAGGGCATGCTTG CCAGGTTCTGGTGTAGTGTGCTCTGCATGA